The genome window CTGAAAATGGAAGGCACGCCTACTATCGCAGAATGGTTGGGAAAAGAATTGCAGAATGTACAATCTCCTGAGGTTGGACTTGATGGCATGGTCAACTCTTATAATTATGTTAAAGATTTAAGCTATTCTCTCCGTAAACTCGGTGGAATTACGCTTAGAACTAATTTGGACCCTTTGGAACAGATTTGGGAGAATCGTCCTTCGCTTCCTGCAAATCCTGTAGAAATTCAACCATTGGAATATGCTGGAGAGACGCTAGCCTCTAAAGTGGCCCGTATCCGTAAGTCTTTGAGAGAACTTCATGCAGATGGTATGCTCGTTTCTGCTTTGGATGATATTGCTTGGACATTGAATCTTCGTGGTACGGATGTTCATTGCAATCCTGTATTTGTAAGTTATTTGTTGATTGAGAGCGATAAAGTTTCTCTTTTCGTGGATGATAATAAATTATCTCCTGAAGTAAAACAGTATCTTCAAGACAATCAGGTTTCTCTCTATAAATATAATAAGGTGGAAAAATGCCTTGAATCATATTCGGAATATAATATCCTGTTAGATGGAAATGAAACGAGCTATTATCTGTGGAAAGCTGTAAAATGCCAGGAAATTGTTGCTGCAGGTTCTCCTATTCCGGCTATGAAGGCTGTGAAAAATAAAGCAGAAATAGAGGGCTACCGTAGTGCGATGCTTAAAGATGGTGTTGCTATGGTTAAGTTCCTGAAGTGGCTGAAACCTGCTGTTGAGGCTGGCGGACAAACAGAAATTTCCATTGATGAGAAATTGACGTCGCTACGTGCCGAACAGAAACTGTTCAGAGATATTTCTTTTGATACGATTGCCGGCTATGCGCAGCATGGAGCAATTGTTCATTATGAGGCAACTCCTGAAACAGATGGCGTTCTGAAACCGGAAGGCTTGATCCTGATAGACTCTGGGGCTCAATACCAGGATGGTACTACTGATATTACCCGTACCATTGCTTTGGGACCTGTATCTGAAGAGATGAAGCATGTTTATACCTTGGTTCTGAAAGCGCATATTCAGTTGGAATTGGTTAAATTCCCCGATGGGGCATCAGGAACACAGTTGGATGCTGTAGGAAGAGAGTGTATGTGGCGTGAAGGATATAATTTCTTGCATGGTACAGGCCATGGAGTAGGTTCGTATCTCTGTGTGCACGAAGGCCCTCATCAAATAAGAATGGAGTGGATGCCTACACCTTTGAGAGCTGGAATGACCTTGACGGATGAGCCTGGTTTGTAT of Segatella copri contains these proteins:
- a CDS encoding aminopeptidase P family protein, coding for MNEIELRLARLRELMKREHLSAFIFPSTDAHQSEYVADHWRGREWISGFNGSAGTAVVTMKSAALWTDSRYFLAAEEQLEGTEYQLMRLKMEGTPTIAEWLGKELQNVQSPEVGLDGMVNSYNYVKDLSYSLRKLGGITLRTNLDPLEQIWENRPSLPANPVEIQPLEYAGETLASKVARIRKSLRELHADGMLVSALDDIAWTLNLRGTDVHCNPVFVSYLLIESDKVSLFVDDNKLSPEVKQYLQDNQVSLYKYNKVEKCLESYSEYNILLDGNETSYYLWKAVKCQEIVAAGSPIPAMKAVKNKAEIEGYRSAMLKDGVAMVKFLKWLKPAVEAGGQTEISIDEKLTSLRAEQKLFRDISFDTIAGYAQHGAIVHYEATPETDGVLKPEGLILIDSGAQYQDGTTDITRTIALGPVSEEMKHVYTLVLKAHIQLELVKFPDGASGTQLDAVGRECMWREGYNFLHGTGHGVGSYLCVHEGPHQIRMEWMPTPLRAGMTLTDEPGLYLTGKFGVRIENTVLISDYMSTEFGKFLQIEPLTLCPIDTTPIDVDMLLPEEIDWLNAYHHSVYEKLSPFLDEEEKIWLENATKPIK